From Granulicella cerasi, a single genomic window includes:
- a CDS encoding sodium:solute symporter family transporter, protein MLNALALIDATQHRLSAIDLAIVAVYLLGITIFGLRFRKGSSNKPADKSLKSYFLADNTIPWWAIALSVVSAETSTLTIISIPGLAYGGNFGFLQVALGYMVGRVIVALLFLPRYFKGEMLTAYQLIDQRFGKVLHKVTAGLFLLTRAAAEGVRVFAVSIVVGLAIGTRDVWSIAIICALTLLYTFEGGLAAVIWTDVVQMAIYVIGTAIALLTLGSHIHGGWHEILTVAGSAGKFHWLDFSLNLTSSYTFWAGVLGGTFLTMASHGTDQLMVQRLLAARNLRQGQAALLGSGLVIFAQFVMFLLIGAGLYVFQLQNVGIFAGLTSDRLFPAFIVREMPLGIAGLLIAAILAAAMSNLSAALNSLASTTVVDFFVTLKPDSTPEQRTLLAKTSTLFWALVLFAIAIATAAVGGKGHVVEIGLSIASVAYGCLLGVFLLGTLTRFATQIGTSIGMVFGFALNLWLWQGHFPMHLGPLTIPHIAFTWYVLIGAIATFIVGALASMIKPNRTAVAALLLLALGLSSVARAQAPANFSAVDKLVNDAIAEHKLPGAVVVVGHRGQIAYEHTYGLRKLDGEPGLDGMPAPAEAMTEDTIFDMASLTKVLATTSGILHLVDEGKVDINAPVERYLPAFNATHDAVRATVTVKMLLLHVSGEAPDIALKDGWGLTVADKEEGLRRALTTPLMSKPNTVFRYSDINFILLGDIIETITHEPEDVYVQENIFKPLGMTETRYLPAFKACGPHKMNGVAIASAPAPKGHIRMACPKDMWSTSLLARIAPTAHDDEGSNATNPDFDKLLRGTVHDPTTRRMGGVAGHAGVFSTAHDTALFAQALLDKLLRNTGPFPVSQATLRLATSPQQPDTLEHATILTSDLARPLPSLKPVQGLPVHGLGWDINTAFSRNRGAVFATTAPSQPSSPTPSFGHTGFTGTSLWIDPNTDSYVILLSNGIHPHVSHPLSTLRGDVATAAALALAADTSSSVTQKTQLGIDVLQSTHFDALKSFTHIGLLTNQTGLDSQGKRTVDVLNGTGKLVKIFTPEHGLLGVQDTTHLVAEKDTASGLPVISLYGAGAASRHPSHEQLKDLDAVVLDIQDVGVHFYTYESVLGYFLEASAAEQKDFNHKLTIVVLDRPNPVGGGPAQGPFVDAKHTSYVAYAADMPSRHGLTLGELAQYFNRNLHAPLEVVKMNHWTRTQYFDETGLPWHNPSPNLRSVAAVMVYPGIGLTEQTNISVGRGSDTPFEQIGAPWINARQLADALIARNIPGVRIEPTQITIAEDANKYPFHGQTIPAVHFFATDRDALDSPRLGVEILCALHRLYPNDFKVAKAITIVANDATLAAIEHDVDPTTITSSWNPQLAKFNAERKAYELY, encoded by the coding sequence TTGCTGAACGCTCTCGCCCTTATCGACGCCACGCAGCATCGCCTCAGCGCCATAGACCTCGCCATCGTCGCGGTTTATCTGCTCGGCATCACGATCTTCGGCCTGCGCTTTCGCAAGGGCAGCAGCAACAAGCCCGCTGATAAATCGCTGAAGAGCTACTTCCTCGCCGACAACACGATCCCGTGGTGGGCCATTGCGCTCTCCGTCGTCTCGGCCGAGACCTCGACGCTTACGATTATCTCGATCCCCGGCCTCGCCTACGGCGGCAACTTCGGCTTCCTGCAGGTCGCGCTTGGCTACATGGTCGGCCGCGTCATCGTGGCGCTGCTCTTCCTTCCTCGCTACTTCAAAGGCGAGATGCTCACCGCCTACCAACTGATAGACCAGCGCTTCGGCAAGGTGCTGCACAAGGTCACGGCAGGACTCTTCCTGCTCACGCGCGCCGCTGCTGAAGGCGTGCGAGTCTTCGCCGTCTCCATCGTTGTCGGCCTCGCCATCGGCACACGCGATGTGTGGTCCATTGCGATCATCTGCGCGCTTACGCTGCTTTACACCTTTGAAGGCGGTCTCGCGGCCGTCATCTGGACCGACGTCGTGCAGATGGCGATCTACGTCATCGGCACCGCGATCGCGCTGCTCACGCTCGGCTCGCACATCCACGGCGGCTGGCACGAGATACTCACCGTCGCGGGCAGCGCAGGCAAGTTCCATTGGCTCGACTTCTCGCTGAACCTGACGAGCAGCTACACCTTCTGGGCCGGCGTGCTCGGCGGCACGTTCCTCACCATGGCCTCGCACGGCACCGATCAACTCATGGTGCAGCGCCTGCTCGCTGCGCGTAACCTCCGCCAGGGCCAGGCCGCGCTGCTCGGCTCGGGCCTCGTCATCTTCGCGCAGTTCGTGATGTTCCTTCTCATCGGCGCGGGACTTTACGTCTTCCAGCTGCAGAACGTCGGCATCTTCGCAGGGCTCACCTCCGACCGACTCTTCCCTGCGTTCATCGTGCGCGAGATGCCGCTCGGCATCGCGGGCCTGCTCATCGCTGCGATCCTAGCCGCAGCGATGTCGAACCTCTCGGCCGCGCTGAATTCCCTCGCCTCCACCACGGTCGTCGACTTCTTCGTCACGCTCAAGCCCGACTCCACTCCCGAGCAGCGCACGTTGCTCGCGAAGACCTCGACCCTCTTCTGGGCGCTCGTGCTTTTTGCGATCGCCATCGCTACAGCCGCGGTCGGTGGCAAAGGCCACGTCGTTGAAATCGGCCTCAGCATCGCGTCCGTCGCGTACGGTTGCCTGCTCGGCGTCTTCCTGCTCGGCACCCTCACGCGCTTTGCCACGCAGATCGGCACGAGCATCGGCATGGTCTTCGGCTTCGCGCTCAACCTCTGGCTCTGGCAAGGACACTTCCCTATGCATCTTGGCCCGCTCACCATTCCGCACATCGCCTTCACTTGGTACGTCCTCATCGGCGCCATCGCCACCTTCATCGTCGGAGCCCTCGCCAGCATGATCAAGCCAAACCGAACAGCCGTCGCAGCACTTCTACTCCTCGCCCTCGGTCTGTCATCCGTTGCGCGCGCACAAGCGCCTGCGAACTTCTCCGCCGTCGACAAGCTCGTCAACGACGCCATCGCAGAGCACAAGCTGCCCGGCGCTGTCGTGGTCGTCGGCCATCGCGGACAGATCGCCTACGAACACACCTATGGCCTGCGCAAGCTCGACGGTGAACCCGGCCTCGACGGCATGCCCGCCCCCGCCGAGGCGATGACCGAAGACACCATCTTCGACATGGCCTCGCTCACCAAAGTGCTCGCGACCACCAGCGGCATCCTGCACCTTGTCGACGAAGGCAAGGTTGACATCAACGCACCGGTCGAGCGCTATCTGCCCGCCTTCAACGCCACGCACGATGCTGTGCGCGCCACCGTCACGGTGAAAATGCTTCTCCTTCACGTCTCCGGCGAGGCGCCGGACATCGCGTTGAAGGACGGCTGGGGCCTCACGGTTGCCGACAAGGAAGAGGGCCTGCGCCGTGCGCTCACCACGCCGCTGATGTCGAAGCCGAACACCGTCTTCCGCTATTCGGACATCAACTTCATCCTGCTCGGCGACATCATCGAAACCATCACGCACGAGCCCGAAGATGTCTACGTGCAGGAGAACATCTTCAAGCCGCTCGGCATGACCGAAACGCGCTACCTGCCTGCCTTCAAAGCCTGCGGCCCGCATAAGATGAACGGCGTCGCCATCGCCTCCGCACCCGCGCCTAAGGGCCACATCCGCATGGCCTGCCCGAAGGACATGTGGAGCACCTCGCTGCTCGCGCGCATCGCGCCCACCGCGCACGATGACGAAGGCAGCAACGCCACCAATCCCGACTTCGACAAGCTCCTGCGCGGCACCGTGCACGACCCCACCACGCGTCGCATGGGCGGAGTCGCAGGCCACGCAGGAGTCTTCTCCACCGCGCACGACACCGCGCTCTTCGCACAAGCTCTACTCGACAAGCTGCTCCGCAACACAGGCCCTTTCCCGGTCTCGCAAGCCACGCTGCGCCTCGCGACCTCGCCGCAGCAGCCCGACACGCTGGAGCACGCCACGATCCTCACCAGCGATCTCGCGCGCCCGCTCCCTTCGCTAAAGCCAGTGCAGGGACTGCCCGTGCACGGCCTCGGCTGGGACATCAACACCGCCTTCTCGCGCAATCGCGGCGCGGTCTTCGCGACCACCGCGCCGAGCCAGCCCTCGTCGCCAACGCCAAGCTTCGGCCACACTGGCTTCACCGGCACCTCGCTCTGGATCGATCCCAATACGGACAGCTACGTCATCCTGCTCTCGAACGGCATCCATCCGCACGTCTCGCATCCGCTCTCCACGCTGCGAGGCGACGTTGCAACGGCGGCGGCTCTCGCACTAGCAGCGGACACGTCATCTTCCGTTACGCAGAAGACACAACTCGGCATCGACGTCCTGCAATCCACGCACTTCGACGCCCTCAAGAGCTTCACCCATATCGGCCTCCTCACCAACCAGACTGGCCTCGACTCGCAAGGCAAGCGCACCGTCGACGTGCTGAACGGCACGGGCAAACTCGTGAAGATATTCACGCCGGAACACGGCCTGCTTGGGGTGCAGGACACCACGCATCTCGTCGCCGAGAAGGACACAGCCTCCGGCCTGCCTGTCATCTCGCTCTACGGCGCGGGCGCTGCGAGCCGCCATCCTTCTCACGAACAGCTCAAGGACCTCGACGCCGTCGTGCTCGACATCCAGGACGTTGGCGTGCACTTCTACACCTACGAGTCCGTGCTCGGCTACTTCCTCGAAGCCTCGGCGGCCGAACAAAAAGACTTCAACCACAAGCTCACGATCGTCGTGCTCGACCGCCCGAACCCCGTGGGCGGCGGCCCCGCGCAAGGCCCGTTCGTCGACGCCAAACACACGAGCTATGTGGCGTACGCAGCCGACATGCCCTCGCGCCATGGCCTCACACTCGGCGAACTCGCGCAGTACTTCAACCGCAACCTTCACGCTCCGCTCGAAGTCGTGAAGATGAACCACTGGACGCGCACGCAGTACTTTGACGAAACCGGTCTTCCCTGGCACAACCCCAGCCCGAACCTGCGCTCCGTCGCCGCCGTCATGGTCTACCCGGGCATCGGACTTACCGAGCAGACCAACATTTCCGTAGGCCGCGGCTCCGATACCCCCTTCGAACAGATCGGTGCGCCGTGGATCAATGCCAGACAGCTCGCCGACGCGCTCATCGCTCGCAACATCCCCGGCGTACGCATCGAACCGACGCAGATCACCATCGCAGAGGACGCGAACAAGTATCCGTTCCACGGCCAAACGATCCCGGCTGTGCACTTCTTCGCCACTGACCGCGACGCGCTCGATTCGCCGCGCCTCGGCGTCGAGATTCTCTGCGCCCTGCATCGTCTTTATCCAAACGACTTCAAGGTGGCCAAGGCGATCACCATCGTTGCGAACGACGCAACGCTTGCGGCCATCGAACACGATGTCGATCCGACCACGATCACCTCATCGTGGAACCCTCAGCTTGCGAAATTCAACGCCGAACGCAAGGCCTACGAGTTGTACTAA
- a CDS encoding DUF4112 domain-containing protein, with protein sequence MKDTFAQPEILPPGKESREVPKQRLRGAGGAFRDENLDLLSRVLDTWFRVPGTQIRFGLDGIIGFVPGIGDLLTGLASTIIVLAAYVRGVPMVTIARMVVNLGIEVVVGLVPVLGNLFDIGWRANRRNYHLLERAMATHRRDTWRDWIFLALLALGLIALAMVPFVFAVWVSAKILGMLGLHVRL encoded by the coding sequence ATGAAAGATACATTTGCACAGCCCGAGATTCTGCCGCCGGGAAAAGAGTCGCGTGAAGTTCCGAAGCAGCGACTGCGTGGCGCGGGCGGCGCTTTCCGCGATGAGAACCTCGACCTGCTCTCACGCGTGTTGGATACGTGGTTCCGTGTGCCGGGCACGCAGATACGATTTGGCCTCGATGGCATCATCGGCTTCGTACCGGGCATCGGTGATTTGCTGACCGGCCTGGCGAGCACGATCATCGTGCTTGCGGCGTATGTGCGTGGCGTGCCGATGGTGACGATCGCGCGTATGGTCGTGAACCTCGGCATCGAGGTTGTGGTGGGGCTTGTGCCCGTGCTCGGTAATCTCTTCGACATCGGCTGGCGTGCCAACCGACGCAACTACCACTTGCTGGAGCGCGCGATGGCGACGCATCGCCGCGATACGTGGCGTGACTGGATCTTTCTCGCGCTGCTGGCGCTCGGCTTGATCGCGCTGGCGATGGTGCCGTTTGTGTTTGCGGTGTGGGTGAGCGCGAAGATACTCGGGATGCTGGGTTTGCACGTTCGCTTGTAG
- a CDS encoding DUF72 domain-containing protein, protein MSRSKTVSQAPKGAYHFHCGTSGWAYPTWKPGFYPVGTSARKFLSYYATQLTSVEVNYTFKSALSEKQTAEWLAAASDDFVFSFKAHQRITNWSRLRDCGQLVAEFFAMLEPFATAKKLGCVLFQLPQNFKPNHDLLAEFLALPELKHHRIAFESLNEEWFSEETFALLRKHRIALCESENERFTAPEIDSAPHRYIRLRQLGGYSASELKAHADKLLASDKELFIYLRHEDEPTGALNARALLATLRGEVSA, encoded by the coding sequence TTGTCGCGCAGCAAGACCGTATCGCAAGCCCCCAAGGGGGCATACCACTTCCATTGCGGCACCTCTGGCTGGGCCTATCCCACGTGGAAGCCCGGGTTCTACCCCGTTGGCACCTCCGCCAGGAAATTTCTCAGCTACTACGCGACGCAGCTCACCTCCGTTGAAGTGAACTACACCTTCAAGAGCGCGCTCAGCGAAAAGCAAACGGCCGAGTGGCTCGCCGCGGCCTCCGACGATTTCGTCTTCAGCTTCAAAGCCCATCAGCGCATCACGAACTGGAGCCGCCTGCGTGACTGCGGCCAGCTCGTCGCGGAGTTCTTCGCGATGCTCGAGCCTTTTGCTACGGCGAAGAAGCTCGGCTGCGTGCTCTTCCAGCTCCCGCAGAACTTCAAACCGAACCACGATCTCCTCGCCGAGTTCCTTGCCCTGCCGGAGCTGAAGCACCATCGCATCGCCTTCGAGTCCCTCAATGAAGAGTGGTTCTCGGAAGAGACCTTCGCGCTTCTGCGCAAGCACCGAATCGCTCTCTGCGAGTCTGAGAACGAGCGCTTCACCGCGCCTGAGATCGACAGCGCGCCGCATCGCTACATTCGCCTGCGCCAACTCGGCGGCTACTCCGCCAGCGAGCTCAAAGCGCACGCCGACAAGCTCCTCGCCAGCGACAAAGAGCTTTTCATCTACCTGCGCCACGAGGACGAGCCGACCGGCGCGCTGAACGCTCGCGCACTGCTGGCCACGCTTCGCGGGGAGGTCAGCGCATGA
- a CDS encoding YheT family hydrolase has product MSASDFRSDLPDFKPRRWLANGHLQTIFGNFLPRAASTLPEATRHLVETTPARGSQIATQVLCECHWQPAKVRSERPTAIIVHGLEGSSRSQYVGGNAQKLWDAGFNIIRMNMRNCGGKNYEMARLSPTLYHSGLSIDVEAVMHHFIASEGLQSIALIGYSMGGNLVLKLAGDLGRNAPPQLQAVVGVSPAMDLGPSADALHQGINRVYEWKFMRDLVRRFRHKAALFPRAYDVRLSYGLGSLRQFDDRITALYAGFRSADDYYQRAAAARVMQDISIPTLIIHAQDDPFIRVLPTTRVKIEHNPHIALIEPAHGGHCAFLAEPDHARNFDGYWAEHLALRFVQAHVAVAAATS; this is encoded by the coding sequence ATGAGCGCATCTGACTTCCGCAGCGATCTACCCGACTTCAAGCCGCGCCGTTGGCTCGCGAACGGTCACCTGCAAACCATCTTCGGCAACTTCTTGCCGCGGGCAGCTTCGACGCTGCCCGAAGCCACGCGCCATCTCGTCGAAACCACGCCCGCGCGCGGTTCGCAGATCGCCACGCAGGTGCTCTGCGAGTGCCACTGGCAGCCTGCGAAGGTCCGCAGCGAACGCCCCACCGCGATCATCGTGCACGGGCTCGAAGGCTCCTCGCGCTCGCAGTACGTTGGCGGTAACGCGCAGAAGCTGTGGGACGCGGGCTTCAACATCATCCGCATGAACATGCGGAATTGCGGCGGCAAGAACTACGAGATGGCGCGCCTCTCGCCGACGCTTTATCACTCCGGCCTTTCTATCGACGTCGAAGCCGTGATGCATCACTTCATCGCGAGCGAAGGCCTGCAATCGATCGCGCTCATCGGCTACAGCATGGGCGGCAACCTTGTGCTGAAGCTCGCGGGCGACCTTGGCCGGAACGCGCCGCCACAACTACAGGCCGTCGTCGGCGTCTCTCCCGCGATGGACCTCGGCCCTTCCGCCGACGCGCTGCACCAAGGCATCAACCGCGTTTACGAGTGGAAGTTCATGCGCGATCTCGTGCGTCGCTTCCGCCACAAGGCTGCTCTCTTCCCGCGTGCCTACGACGTTCGACTCTCCTACGGCCTCGGTTCACTGCGCCAGTTCGATGACCGCATCACCGCGCTCTACGCGGGTTTCCGCTCCGCCGATGACTACTACCAGCGTGCCGCCGCCGCACGCGTCATGCAGGACATCAGCATCCCGACGCTCATCATCCACGCGCAAGACGATCCCTTCATCCGCGTGCTCCCCACGACGCGCGTCAAGATCGAACACAATCCTCACATCGCTCTCATCGAGCCCGCACACGGCGGCCACTGCGCCTTCCTCGCCGAGCCGGATCATGCCCGGAACTTCGACGGCTACTGGGCCGAGCATCTCGCGCTACGCTTCGTGCAGGCACACGTCGCTGTCGCAGCGGCAACTTCTTGA
- a CDS encoding MFS transporter, translated as MTTEGGSGISQRWVLPFLGLACAVGVGSIYYNQPLLLVMGKSLGLTPHVMGFVATATQVGYAAGLLCIVPLGDIAERRGLMMKLYAAVSVALLFTAFAKSLAWIVTASILVGLFASVTHIALPIAPDLVPKEKRGAAIGTVMTGLLLGVLLARTFAGWLSDWRGWRLVFVVAAVMNLAFVPLLAKMMPKLPPKQSLSYGETLRSLGTIFRQQPLLREAGLLGMLSFASFSCFWTTMAFMLDKHFHLGAGVAGSFGIVGAAGATVAPFAGKLSDKKGTRYVVTVAISIFIAALLMLWGSDYVHTSVALHLVMLVVGVLILDMGQQMLQVGNQTRIFGLGAEARSRVNTVYMTMYFIGGAAGSLLSTIAWGKWEWDGVCVLQLGLIGLGLLAHLTGYSRKHPHQDPHLSAEDREMLEM; from the coding sequence ATGACAACAGAGGGTGGAAGCGGAATCAGTCAACGGTGGGTGCTGCCGTTTCTAGGGTTGGCCTGCGCCGTGGGCGTCGGATCGATCTACTACAACCAGCCGTTGCTGTTGGTGATGGGCAAGAGCCTTGGCCTGACGCCGCATGTCATGGGGTTTGTGGCAACGGCCACGCAGGTGGGATACGCTGCGGGGTTGCTGTGCATCGTGCCGCTGGGCGACATCGCCGAGCGCCGCGGGCTGATGATGAAGCTTTACGCCGCGGTGTCGGTGGCGCTACTGTTCACAGCGTTTGCGAAGAGCCTCGCGTGGATCGTCACTGCCAGCATCCTCGTTGGATTGTTCGCTTCGGTGACACACATCGCGCTGCCGATTGCTCCGGACCTCGTACCGAAAGAGAAGCGTGGTGCCGCGATCGGCACTGTGATGACGGGGTTGCTACTGGGGGTGCTGCTGGCGCGTACATTCGCGGGATGGCTGAGCGACTGGCGTGGCTGGCGTCTGGTTTTCGTCGTTGCCGCGGTGATGAATCTCGCGTTTGTGCCGCTGCTGGCGAAGATGATGCCGAAGCTGCCGCCGAAACAGAGCCTCAGCTACGGCGAGACGCTGCGCTCGCTCGGAACGATCTTCCGTCAGCAGCCGCTATTGCGTGAAGCCGGTCTGCTCGGCATGTTGAGCTTCGCGTCGTTCAGCTGTTTCTGGACGACGATGGCGTTCATGCTCGACAAGCACTTTCACCTGGGCGCAGGGGTGGCTGGCTCGTTCGGCATCGTCGGCGCAGCGGGCGCGACGGTCGCGCCGTTTGCGGGCAAGCTTTCTGACAAGAAGGGCACGCGCTATGTGGTGACGGTCGCGATCTCGATCTTCATCGCCGCGTTGCTGATGCTGTGGGGAAGTGACTACGTACACACGAGCGTTGCGCTCCATCTGGTGATGCTGGTCGTTGGCGTGTTGATCCTCGACATGGGTCAGCAGATGCTCCAGGTAGGCAACCAGACTCGCATCTTTGGCTTGGGCGCGGAGGCACGCTCGCGCGTGAATACCGTCTACATGACGATGTACTTTATCGGCGGCGCGGCGGGTTCGCTGCTCTCGACGATCGCGTGGGGCAAGTGGGAGTGGGATGGTGTGTGTGTGTTGCAGCTTGGGCTGATCGGCCTGGGGCTGCTGGCGCATCTGACCGGCTATAGCCGCAAGCACCCGCATCAGGATCCGCACCTGTCGGCGGAAGACCGGGAAATGCTGGAGATGTAA
- the mnmA gene encoding tRNA 2-thiouridine(34) synthase MnmA, translating to MDTPNTTAAPAETIAVAMSGGVDSSAVAAMLAAQGHRIVGLTLQLWNQRRLAGREGMPESVQGRCCSIDDVYDARRVAEQIGIPYYLVNAQERFEDEVVRPFVDEYLAGRTPIPCTLCNNHLKFDQLLITARGIGADKIATGHYARNRFDAERGRWVMSRPADKSKDQTYFLFGLTQDQLAHTLFPLGEMEKPAVRAMAADQGLELAQKPDSQEICFIPGGSYSQFLSAYLDEQGREMPASAGELVSTSGEVLGQHEGIHAFTVGQRKGLGISAPNPLYVLKIHPDSHRVEVGEDEQLYSRTLHANRLNWVSLAEPTEPIRVTIKIRHRHEPAAATLRVTGPDTVEATFDEPQRAITPGQSAVFYQGDEVTGGGWIF from the coding sequence ATGGACACGCCCAACACGACCGCAGCCCCCGCCGAGACGATCGCCGTCGCGATGTCCGGCGGCGTGGACTCTTCCGCCGTCGCAGCGATGCTCGCAGCGCAGGGCCACCGCATCGTCGGCCTGACGCTACAGCTCTGGAACCAGCGCCGCCTCGCGGGCCGCGAAGGCATGCCCGAGAGCGTACAGGGCCGTTGCTGCTCCATTGATGACGTCTACGACGCACGCCGCGTCGCCGAGCAGATCGGAATCCCCTACTACCTCGTCAACGCGCAGGAGCGCTTCGAGGACGAGGTCGTGCGCCCGTTCGTCGATGAGTATCTCGCAGGCCGCACGCCCATCCCCTGCACGCTCTGCAACAACCACCTCAAGTTTGATCAGCTTCTGATCACCGCGCGCGGCATCGGTGCCGACAAGATCGCCACCGGCCACTACGCGCGCAACCGCTTCGACGCCGAGCGCGGCCGCTGGGTGATGTCCCGCCCCGCCGACAAGTCGAAGGACCAGACGTACTTCCTCTTCGGCCTCACGCAGGACCAACTCGCCCACACGCTCTTCCCGCTCGGTGAGATGGAGAAGCCAGCCGTGCGCGCGATGGCCGCCGACCAGGGCCTCGAGCTCGCGCAGAAGCCCGACTCTCAGGAGATCTGCTTCATCCCCGGCGGCAGCTACTCGCAGTTCCTCAGTGCGTACCTCGACGAGCAAGGCCGCGAGATGCCCGCCTCCGCAGGCGAACTCGTTTCGACGAGCGGCGAGGTGCTCGGCCAGCATGAAGGCATCCACGCCTTCACCGTCGGCCAGCGCAAGGGTCTCGGCATCAGCGCGCCAAACCCGCTCTACGTGCTGAAGATTCACCCAGACTCGCACCGCGTCGAGGTCGGCGAAGACGAGCAGCTTTACTCACGCACGCTGCACGCAAACCGTCTCAACTGGGTCTCGCTCGCCGAGCCGACGGAGCCGATCCGCGTCACGATCAAGATCCGCCACCGCCATGAACCCGCCGCCGCGACGCTCCGCGTCACCGGCCCCGACACCGTCGAGGCCACCTTCGACGAGCCGCAGCGCGCCATCACGCCAGGCCAATCGGCGGTCTTCTATCAAGGTGACGAAGTCACCGGTGGCGGCTGGATTTTCTAA
- a CDS encoding FAD-dependent oxidoreductase produces the protein MPDQSQSKRSAWGTPEFREDLAFEKLTAEMLERMLAYGEQGTYPADTVLYTHGDREADMFVVIEGKLCVSLPGDGGEAKILACHERLDFSGEFNLLNSQASLVEVRTAMESRLLRISRAGLQRLMRAEGDIANLITSALVWRRIGIIGEDTGGVVLVGYDKDPETTVLQRFLIRNNYPHRIAEAPETASRNAAESTQKQYPAVVLSRGRTLYRPTITQLADELGITELPDSSMIYDVAVVGGGPAGLAAAVYAASEGLCTIVIEETAPGGQASTSSKIENYLGFPTGISGQRLASRAQLQALKFGVRFAISRPVVTAKQVDGIHQLTLAGDIPLCARSVVVASGAQYRKLSVSNYEEYENRGIYYAATAMEGVLCRENEVIVVGGGNSAGQAAVFLSGIAKHVHHIVRGKSLAATMSQYLISRIESSSRITLYTESEIVELAGEKSLDFVTWANRVTGERICQPISNVFVMIGAEPNSGWLYGSVQLDSKGFILTGGAHGFNGTPYSTSVPGMFAVGDVRSASLKRVASAVGEGSVVISDVHRYLADHRNHFPAEPNSALEALRLADAAAAG, from the coding sequence ATGCCTGATCAGAGCCAAAGCAAGCGTAGTGCGTGGGGCACCCCGGAGTTTCGTGAAGATCTAGCGTTTGAGAAGCTCACCGCCGAGATGCTTGAGCGCATGCTCGCTTATGGCGAGCAAGGAACGTACCCGGCTGATACGGTGCTGTACACGCACGGTGACCGTGAAGCGGATATGTTCGTGGTGATCGAAGGAAAGCTTTGCGTGTCGCTCCCAGGAGATGGTGGCGAAGCGAAGATTCTCGCGTGTCACGAGCGCCTCGATTTCTCCGGGGAGTTCAATCTGCTGAACTCGCAGGCTTCGCTGGTCGAGGTGCGAACGGCGATGGAGAGCCGCCTGCTGAGAATCTCCCGCGCCGGGTTACAACGCCTGATGCGAGCGGAAGGCGATATCGCGAACCTGATCACTTCCGCCCTGGTGTGGCGGCGCATTGGCATCATCGGAGAAGATACCGGCGGAGTCGTCCTGGTCGGGTATGACAAGGACCCAGAGACCACGGTGCTGCAGCGGTTTCTGATTCGGAATAACTATCCGCACAGAATCGCGGAGGCTCCGGAGACGGCTTCTCGCAACGCAGCGGAGTCGACGCAGAAGCAATACCCCGCAGTGGTGCTTTCTCGGGGGCGTACGCTTTATCGTCCGACAATCACGCAGCTTGCCGACGAGCTGGGCATCACGGAGTTACCCGATTCTTCGATGATCTACGACGTCGCCGTCGTCGGTGGCGGACCAGCGGGTTTGGCCGCGGCGGTCTACGCGGCGTCCGAGGGGCTGTGCACGATCGTGATCGAAGAGACCGCGCCTGGAGGACAGGCGAGCACGAGCTCGAAGATCGAAAACTACCTTGGGTTTCCGACCGGGATATCAGGCCAGCGACTCGCGAGTCGTGCGCAATTGCAGGCTTTGAAGTTCGGCGTTCGCTTTGCGATCTCCCGTCCGGTCGTTACAGCGAAGCAGGTCGACGGCATTCATCAGTTGACGCTTGCAGGGGATATTCCTCTTTGTGCTCGCTCCGTCGTTGTGGCGTCCGGGGCGCAGTATCGCAAGCTATCCGTGAGCAACTATGAAGAGTACGAGAACCGCGGCATCTACTACGCGGCCACGGCGATGGAAGGCGTGCTGTGCCGTGAGAACGAGGTGATCGTGGTGGGCGGAGGGAACTCCGCTGGTCAGGCTGCGGTCTTTCTTTCGGGCATCGCCAAGCACGTGCATCACATCGTGCGTGGCAAATCGCTCGCGGCTACGATGTCGCAGTACCTCATCTCTCGGATCGAGAGCTCCTCGCGGATCACGCTTTACACGGAGTCTGAGATTGTGGAGTTGGCGGGCGAAAAGAGCCTGGACTTCGTCACCTGGGCCAATCGCGTGACCGGCGAGCGGATATGCCAACCAATCAGCAATGTCTTTGTGATGATCGGCGCTGAGCCAAACTCCGGCTGGCTCTACGGTTCGGTGCAGTTGGACAGCAAGGGCTTCATCTTGACCGGCGGTGCGCATGGTTTCAATGGAACGCCCTACTCGACGAGCGTTCCGGGCATGTTTGCCGTTGGAGACGTGCGTTCAGCCTCGCTGAAGCGAGTGGCCAGCGCCGTGGGCGAAGGGTCTGTCGTCATTTCGGACGTACACCGCTATCTTGCGGATCATCGGAATCATTTTCCCGCGGAACCGAACTCGGCCTTGGAGGCTCTGCGGCTGGCAGACGCCGCTGCGGCAGGGTGA